In Glycine max cultivar Williams 82 chromosome 7, Glycine_max_v4.0, whole genome shotgun sequence, a single window of DNA contains:
- the LOC100792931 gene encoding scarecrow-like protein 13-like, with protein sequence MQTSQKHPSSAGVHFYHQPVQGIYQMLQSNLCHDSSSQGTSVSFETCKEQYFTLESCPAPTTCFVDCDDSPSYASVSSKRTPFSPQGSQSCYSDHQQSSDNTYGSPISGLSSVDDGHELKHKLRELEISLLGPEQSDSCGCCVVKGGLQGSSQLAKHNWDQIAENVAQFDLKGVLRVCAQAVSDDDVPTARGWMDNVLGKMVSVSGDPIQRLGAYLLEGLRARLESSGNLIYKSLNCEQPTSKELMSYMHILYQICPYWKFAYISANAVIEEAMANESRIHIIDFQIAQGTQWHLLIQALAHRPGGPPSLRVTGVDDSQSIHARGGGLQIVGERLSDFARSCGVPFEFRSAAISGCEVVRGNIEVLPGEALAVSFPYVLHHMPDESVSTENHRDRLLRLVKRLSPKVVTIVEQESNTNTSPFFHRFVETLDYYTAMFESIDVACPRDDKKRISAEQHCVARDIVNMIACEGVERVERHELLGKWRSRLSMAGFKQCQLSSSVMVAIQNLLKEFSQNYRLEHRDGALYLGWMNRHMATSSAWR encoded by the coding sequence ATGCAAACGTCTCAGAAACACCCAAGTTCAGCTGGTGTCCATTTCTATCACCAGCCTGTGCAAGGCATTTACCAAATGTTGCAAAGCAATCTATGCCATGATAGCAGCAGCCAGGGAACAAGTGTTTCTTTTGAAACCTGCAAGGAGCAATACTTTACTCTAGAATCATGCCCAGCACCCACTACTTGTTTCGTGGATTGTGATGATTCTCCTTCCTATGCCAGTGTATCATCTAAAAGGACTCCATTTTCTCCACAGGGTTCTCAGTCATGCTATTCAGATCACCAGCAGTCCTCTGACAACACCTACGGTTCGCCAATAAGCGGCTTGTCCAGTGTTGATGACGGGCATGAACTGAAGCACAAGCTTAGAGAACTGGAGATTTCATTGTTGGGGCCTGAACAATCAGACAGTTGCGGCTGCTGCGTCGTCAAGGGTGGCCTCCAGGGATCATCTCAGTTGGCTAAACATAACTGGGATCAGATTGCAGAGAACGTTGCACAATTTGACTTGAAAGGAGTCCTCAGGGTATGTGCACAGGCTGTGTCTGATGATGATGTTCCAACAGCAAGAGGCTGGATGGATAATGTATTGGGGAAAATGGTATCAGTCTCTGGTGATCCAATCCAGAGGCTGGGTGCTTACTTATTGGAGGGGCTTAGAGCAAGGTTGGAATCATCAGGGAATCTCATCTACAAATCCTTGAATTGTGAACAACCAACAAGCAAAGAACTAATGAGTTACATGCACATTTTGTACCAGATTTGCCCGTACTGGAAGTTTGCATACATATCTGCAAATGCTGTCATTGAAGAAGCAATGGCAAATGAGTCCAGGATTCACATAATTGATTTCCAAATTGCGCAGGGCACGCAGTGGCATTTACTTATCCAGGCTCTTGCACATAGGCCTGGGGGACCCCCCTCCCTTCGTGTGACAGGTGTTGATGATTCGCAGTCGATTCATGCACGTGGTGGAGGACTTCAGATTGTAGGAGAAAGGCTTTCAGATTTTGCCAGGTCTTGTGGAGTTCCATTTGAATTCCGCAGTGCTGCAATATCTGGCTGTGAGGTTGTACGAGGAAATATTGAAGTTCTACCCGGAGAAGCTCTGGCTGTAAGTTTTCCCTATGTTTTGCACCACATGCCTGATGAGAGTGTGAGCACTGAGAATCACAGAGATAGATTGCTGAGGTTGGTTAAGAGGTTGTCTCCCAAGGTTGTTACCATTGTTGAGCAAGAATCCAACACCAACACGTCCCCATTCTTTCACAGGTTTGTTGAGACCCTGGATTATTATACTGCAATGTTTGAATCTATAGATGTGGCTTGCCCCAGAGATGACAAGAAGCGGATTAGCGCAGAGCAGCATTGCGTGGCACGAGACATCGTCAACATGATAGCTTGTGAGGGGGTTGAGAGGGTGGAGAGGCATGAACTTTTGGGAAAGTGGAGGTCAAGACTTTCCATGGCTGGATTTAAACAGTGTCAATTGAGTTCTTCAGTGATGGTTGCTATACAAAATCTCCTAAAGGAGTTCAGTCAAAATTATAGGCTTGAACATAGAGATGGTGCTCTTTATCTTGGTTGGATGAACAGACATATGGCCACCTCTTCTGCTTGGAGGTGA